The following nucleotide sequence is from Myripristis murdjan chromosome 22, fMyrMur1.1, whole genome shotgun sequence.
TCAgcccccagtgtgtgtgtgtgtgtgtgtgtgtgtgtgtcagtgtgtgtgtcagtgtgcgtgtgtgctctCAACCCGCTGGCGTCACGGGGGAGCATCTGCGAGGAACCCATATAACCTTgacgggacacacacacacacacacacacacatacacacacgcgcacacgcacgcgcagATACAATAAACGGATGACGCGAACACACGCACAAGCATGCCGTCATGTCTGATGGTCTATTTTCACACTGGGACTCTGCTCAGTGAAGATGCTTCAGTGTATAAAATGCCACAACACCACAATCTGACAGCTCATAACAACCAGTCAACCGTATCAATTTATGGGACAAGCACCATTCAGAAAAGTGACTGGCCCATATCCCACCCACATCAAAAGATATTCTCTAAAGACATTATTATAGCACTTAAAGGCATATAGGGCTATGTAGTGTCATTTCATGGCATACTGATGCATATAAATGACACATATCAAAATGTACCAGGAGTATGGGCAGATAATGTGTCATCGTGCTGTCAGATATCTCCACCCCACACTGAGATGCTCCATCCCTGTGGCGAGATTCATCTGTGGCCATCCTCATACTCACTTGTCCTAATCTGGtttgggctgtgtgtgtactactGTCTGTGGAGCTGTGTGAGGTGTGAAACAGACatttcagagcagcagcagcagcagcagtagcagcattGCGGAGGCAGGCTGCATCACCCAGAGCAGTAAATTACAACCActgactgagactgagacaCCAGAAAGGGACATGAGGGGAACTGTGATAGGAGGGGAGTGGGACAggaaggtggtggtgggggcagcTTCCCATTCATCATATTCACAGGGCAGGTGATCATGTTTCATTGTATTATATTGAAATGATTATATTCTCTCGAATGCCAGGAGTGCACATTCATCCTAATGAGTGTGAGGCTTCACTCAATGGGGTGATTTGTTGGGTGAATTTATAGTTTTAGATAAGGTTGAAcctgaggaggtggaggagtagAACAAGCCTAAGTTGGTTCTCTTGGGTCCCTTTTTAAGATTCTGTATTTTCCTGTGAGTTTGCTTATCTTAAATGATTTGGAGTCAGTGCTGTGTCATTAACAGTGAACAGCTGAAGCCAGCCCTCATGGAGGCTCATTTAGACCTCGTTTACTCTCCGTTTTAATTTGTATGGAGGGGTAATTGAGACTGATGGGTGTGAATACTCTACATCCCTACTGAGAGTAGTAGTTAGGACATGCAGAACACACAAGATTAAATTCACTGACCTCCTCCTGCTACCAGCAAGGTAAAAGGGCTGTACCGCTGAGGATCCAGGAACCAGGGACAAGCCACCAGCTGTCcgagtcaagaaaaaaaaaaaaaaaactccagtcCAGTCAACACAGTCAGACCTTTCAACCAGACTTTAACACCAATCAGAAAAACATAACTGATACAAGCAGTTAGGTCAagttaaagtgtttttattcaATGTACTCTTGTGCAAGAGCCACTATTATATAGCCAGATTGCTTTATGCTGATGAGAATACTCCACATCCTCAGAGAAATAAGGGAACATGCTCTGTATGCCCGAGCATGGACTAACATAGTGTCAGGATAATTTAGGCTGATAGGTGCAGAAGTACTCTCTGTTCCTGAAGACACAAGTGTAGTAACAAGTATGTACAATCTGAAATACAGCAGTGGCTGCACGCCGTGGCACCTGCATGGTCGTATCTTTCTGCGGCAGAGAGCTATTACTGTCCTCGTAATAGGTTAGTCATCCATGGAGCAGGACCTTGAGGAGGGAAGTTAGGAGGAGAGATGGGGTGAAATGAAAAAGGTGACAGGTAGGGAGCGAATTGAGAGGCATATCATGCAGGCAGCGGATAGGAAGAGGAGCTAGGATATAGATACTCACATGAGAACCAGGAATCTGTCAAGTACACCCAATTTACTTGGAAGACATTTGCTGTTACCATTGCCCTCTTAGGCCTatcagtttttgcagttttacagtCTGTTGACAATCAGCCAAGTGCGTCAAAGGCTGACGTGGATAACATCATGGCAGACTGACAAATATCAAAATAGACTTTTCGGTTTGGTTTCTTGATAGagtttgagtgagtgagttggTCGGAAatcacagaaagagagagaaagagaacgagGCTAAAGAGGCAGAAAGCGACACCTTATGTAACTGTCATTGCCAACAGTCGCCAACCCCCCATGAAGGACATGCTacccaagaaaagaaaagcacgATGATAGCATTGCTCATCTGCTTTCATGGTCCTGCGTGAATCCATTAATACGGAGTTAATGTGAACTCTCGTAGCAGAAATAATGATTAAATCAGTGATAGTGCAGACTGTTACATCTTATACTTCCTGCCAAATGCGGGGCATATGGGAAAAGGTGAGTCACTGGTGTTAATATCATGGATATTAAAGATATGAGATATGAGGTGAgagcccagagagagaagaagagaggaagaaaaagagtgaAGTtttgctggagtgtgtgtgtgtgtgtaaaatatatGTGACTCTAACTTGTCCTTTCTCCTCCCTCGCAGGTGTCTGTGTTCTCTGAAGTGTTACAATGGAGTCCACTCACCTCCTGGGTGGCTCTAAGAAGAGAGTAAAGATCCACCCTCACACTGTCACAGCCAAatacgccacacacacaccctactcCCCCCAACctggcgtgcacacacacttcccccagCCCGGGGATGATGGCTATGATGACGCTCCGTCCTTTGAGGACTTTGGCTCCTTCCTGGAGGAGACGTCAGACAGGAAACAGctgacagagagcaggaggtgGCCTCGGACTCTGTTTGGCTCCAGagataaagacaaagacacGCCCCTCAAACCACAGGCTGTGGGGGGCGGAGATGGGAGCGAGGGAGCAGCTAAGGGGTCTGGGAGAGGAGTAGGGGAGCAGCTGGCCAGTTTTGGAGAGGCGTCTGTGTCTGCGTCCCGGCTGACCTGGGTGGGGCTGCTTGGCGCGGCGCTGGCTCATGGTTGCCTGATTGTTCTGACACGCCTGGCCTCTGAACGCTTCAGTCTTGGCCCGCTGTTTCTGCTCCTGGTCCGCTCCATCATCCAGCTTCTCTCTGTTGTTGTCCCACTGCAGAGGGGGGAGAACCCATTTGGACCGGAGGGCTACCGTCTGCGACTGCTCTGCTATGGCATTGCctactccctctccctctgctgcgCCTACTCCTCTTTAACCTTCATCTTGCCTGGAGATGCCACAACAACTTGGCGCCTGGCAACCACTGCACTGTCAGCTACCCTGGCCttcctgctgctggaggagaggctgggATTGGCTGATGGCATCACCATAGCGGCAGGGTTGTGCGGTTTGGGGCTCGTGTTGCTTCCCACCGCAGACGAGACTGAATCAGATTCACCGACTGACCCGGTGGTGTTCTGGCGGGGTGCGTTTGGCTGGTCTCTCTCGGCGCTGGCTGGGCTGTGGATGGCCCTGGCATTGGTTGGCTACCGTTCCCTAAAGGAGAGGGTGGGAGTCGGGACGGCCCTATTCACAGTCAGCTGGACGGGCTGCGTGCTGGCCCCGGCCACCATGGCCCTGCTTCAGGAGGGCTGGTCCTGGCCTATGGGTGCCCCAGCCTGGGGCCTGGTCCTGGGGCTCGCTGCCTGCTCTGTGGCGGCCTTCCTGGGAATGACCCACGCCCTCACCCGCCTCCACCCCGCCCTGGTCTCCGCCTCTCAGAGCCTGGAGGTTCCTGTTgccatgctgctgcagctggccGTGCTCCCACAGGCTCCCTCCGCCCCTGAAGTTGTCGGGAACGCGATGGTGGTGCTGAGTGTCGGCTGGCTGGTGGCGATGAAGCTCCTCCCCTCCCGTGGGGGCAGCCGGCGCCAGCGAGAAGAATACGAGGAGATTCTAGACTCACCCATCAAATAGACACCTCCTCTctgttattctctctctctctctctcgctctctttcacCCCTCTCATTGAAAGTGGTTGATGTGCGACTGTTCTGTCATTGATGATAAGAGACTGATGAATGTCTAATAGGAGAATtgtctattttgtattttcttctttgctttttGGGAAAGTGCCAATATTGTCTTGTCTGTTATGGTGACTATGTGACGTGACATTAAAATCTCTATGGTGAACACGATGCCCTCTCTGTCTGAGGCCCCTTGCATCTAATCAAGATCTCCCGCTTTCCTTAGATgagcgtgtgtttgtgctttttatATTGGCTGCATTTCACAGGGGTGTAATGTCATTGACTTTTACCAGCCAGCTGAGGTTCAGCCAAGGATTGATGCCATCTATCTGGCTGctggcgagagagagagagagagggggacagagagggagagaaagaaagaacgtAACAATGACTAGGATGGGGAGAGGCAATAAGGGGAAGATAAATGggtggagagagacaaaagatgATGGGATTGGCACACAGATAAGAGAAgcaggggaggaaggagaaagacGGGGGCTGACAAAAGTGCAATGAAAAAGAAGGAGGGTGACAGGAAcgacagtgaaagagagaaaggaggcaGAGTTTCTTCTGCACCGCGCCTGGCCAGCTGGCTGATAAAGGCTCGGCTCTAAAAAGTGTGGGGACAGTCGTTATGTCTAATAAGCACCCGTCAAACACAAGCACTGTCACtcctttctgtccctctctctcttcgctTCCCCATCATTAgcctcctctttcccctcttccCCTTCCTTTAATcttaatttctcttttttctctctctttctctgtaagTAAACCGCATCAaggcattaaaaatgaatgaagcacaAATTTGATGAAAGATAACAATGCTTCCATTTTCTATGTGCTGATATTGCATCACACTGCACAGACAGAGGCAAGaacagtgggtgtgtgtgtgtgtgtgtgtgcatgtgcatgcatgctacACTGTAGAACACGTGAGAAACAAAGTGTATGGGGGGGTGGTCATGGGGGATAACTCTTATGAATTTTTCTCCTGCTTTAATGTTCTTCTGTACATTGTTCTCTGTGACATTTAAGAACTAGGTcgagcgagaaaaaaaaacttcagatcTTGCTCGCAGTTGTTCACCCAGCTGCAGATTTATATGgaaagctacacacacacacacacacacacacacacacacacacaggcacagtcaCAAGCATACATTCATGCCATGGCTGTAAACCTTTCATTAGTGAAAATGTTGGTGTGATGTCAGTGACTGGCCTAATTAAACTCACATTACAGTACACatgctctcagtctctctctctcttgcacctTCATCCCACTCTCTATCCACCATTCCCTATATGTCAGTCTCTCTTTGTCGTGAATGATCCCCTTTGCCAACTTTGTTCTCCAGTTGCAATAAAACtccatcaaacaaaacaataaagacatcacaaacaaataaagaggTGATCTGGGACAACCGCAtaatttttcaaatttccaaACAATGTTGAAACCCAAATTATAGTGAAACAGATGGAAAGTACCTCCAGTCACCCTGTGTGGCTTAtaacaatatgtgtgtgtgtgtgtgtgtgtgtgtgtgtgcgtgcgtgtggcTGATGGAGGGATAGGCTTCAGTGTAATTGGTCTGCCACGGTTTCATAAATCAGAAACACTTAGAGCTTTATAAGTCAAAGACTGTttaaattcagtgttaaaactgTGAAGGTGGGGGATCTGCCCAGAATTAAACATTGCCCAAAACCTGTGACACACTCTGTTGCAGTTGTCTGACGCAGAAATCAccacaactacacacacacacacacacagaaatagtgGTATACATACATGGCAGACACGTGAAGGGCAGGGTACAGCACATGCACTGACTCATGccactgtacatacacacacacacacacacacacacacacacacacacacacacacacacacacacacacacacgcagacatgtAGACACACTCTGATAATGAGTTCATTACtgagtgggaggagggaggaaaccTTTCCATGAGACTAATTAGCTTGTTGAATTAGCTTTTATTCATTATAATAAACCCACAGCATTTATAATACATTTGTATTCATATCCAgtagacaaaaacaaactcacacagtATAAAACAGGCCCTTTAAACTTCaggaaaaaagtgcaaaattattattattatttcagagatcaaaaataatgaatgaCCATCTCATCACCTATCCCTCTTTTTCCTACTCCTTCTTCAATCATCCCACACGCTCCATCAGTCTGTTCAGCTGCCCGTTCACTTTCTGCAATTCCGTTGCTATGGCAACCAGGGCCCTCTCCATTTTGGCCATGTCCAGCGGCGATGTCACATCCTGCTCCTTCAGGCCTGATGATGGGAACGGCTTCACCCCCAAGCCAAGTCCAGGCCCTGACCCTCCGGGCTTCTGTGTCGTTGGTCCAATCCCGCTGTGCTCTGATCCCACTGGCTGGCCCCCACCTGACGCCTCCGCTCTGCTACTTTCCTCTAGCCGCTTCAGCATGGCGTTCTGCTCGTGGCCGCCCTGCAAGAGCTGGTGTAAGGTAGAGTTTAACCTCGCCTCCCTCTCTGTAGCCTCGTCCCTGAGCTCCACCAGGCTCCGCTGCATCACAAGGCCCACCTGCTCCATCTGCCCACGGCAAGCTGACTGCAGGCTGGGCATGCACTGCTTGCAGGTCCCCTGGGCCAGCCTCTCCACCTGGGCCCTGACTGAGGCCATTCCTCCACAGCACTGCTCCAGGGCCTCCAGCAGCATGTTCTGCCTCATGTGGGAGTCCTCCAGGGCGATGAAAAGCTTGTCCCAGCGGGATAAATCTGCAGCTTGGCATGGGGTGGCTGGAGACCCCCCTGTGGACAACAAGCATCAGAGAGATGCAACACAAGGTACAAAGGTCATTACATGAACAAATCTACTCAATctattgatgatttttttcacctggaTCTTCATTTAATCACAGACATCAGCTGATGATAAATCTTTCACAATATAAGCATTTTCTTGGAAAAGAATAAAGAAGGAAAGtcaaaagaccaaaaaaataaaagaaactcaCCCTCCTGCTGGTCCTGAGAGATCTCATTGTCATAGTTGTCTGCATAATTCATCTCATACTCAACCCTGTTCATGCACAAGGATGCACCCACGTAgcagagcacacacagcacacgccagaccctgaacacacacataatggaGCTCGCAAAGTGTGATGTTCCTGTAAACACGGCTGGGCAAACTGGAGCTGTGCACAGGAGGAAGAGTCTGGAAAAGTATCCGGTAGTATCAAATCTCTCTGCAATtcaattttcctgtttttatccTGCTGCTCTGCATAGTCAAAGTGCTCCGTCCCCTTGTGTCTCCCTCCCGGTCTTCACCCCCTTCACTATGTAAAGCTCAACACACTGAGccaactgttgctgctgctcactTATAAACTCAGCACTTGTAAAGAAGGGAGGGCAGATACAGGGAGGGTGGGACCAAGGTGGGGGTGTTATGGAGGTTGCCTGAGTAATGGTTCAGTGGAGGTAGTGTGTCAAAATCAACCTGAATGGGAGACATGGGTATTATGGGAACGAGGAGTAAGGGGGCTACAGGTGTGCAGGCCAGGGCAATGTGGGGTGAGCATAAAGGGATAGAAAGGGAGTATGAAGGGTTAACAGTGTGAGAGAATAGAAACGGAGACACGCTAAGTAGACCAATAAACCATGAAAATGCAGTTAGGTCAGGGGCCCCTCATTTATCACAGTAATGAAgtacaatatatatttttttaaagaagtttAGTTTCCATCTTTAAAATTTTGAAAGGCGATGCAAAGCACATGGAGATACACGTTCTGTGGAGATTTCATCAGTGTGAAGAAGCTTTTCCACAGTCACGGTCAAAAGACTTTTCATCTTTGTATCTTCAACGACAGCATTTCCCCCCATGACTGTCTGTCAAATGCTTTATTATTGTGCATTgccacaccttttttttctgttcacagATAATACCACATGTTCAGTTTCCATTCTTGGTtgattttcagttatttcataAGAGCCTTTAAGTAATCAGTGTTGAGAACATGATGATCCGTCCACAACGATCCTTTCATCTTAATCTGATTTGGGCATCTTGCAAGAAGCATACCAGTGGAGTCAGATTCATACTACTGTACCCTCAGTGACCTCTGGTGATGTATTTACTTGCAAGCACAGACACTGAATACAGggaatttcaattcaatttccaTGCACCTTCCCTCTGCCTTTTTAACTTCCTAACTGATGAGTCACTCCCTGCTCTATTATGGCATGTTAACACCAAATCTGTATATCTAAAAAGTTGCAAGATTGCAAAGTCTGGATTATTTTTAAGCCTCAGCTGAATCTGTCTTTACCTCTGGGACTACATTTTGTTGCTAAGCAACACTTCGCAATTCCACATGCTGGCTGTGATTGTATTTTGCTGTCTGGCAATGCTGCCGATTGAAGAGTCCATGATGAAGAACTGGGAGCTATCGGGCTCTTTGCAACTAAAACTGACACAACCTTCTAAA
It contains:
- the slc35g2a gene encoding solute carrier family 35 member G2a gives rise to the protein MESTHLLGGSKKRVKIHPHTVTAKYATHTPYSPQPGVHTHFPQPGDDGYDDAPSFEDFGSFLEETSDRKQLTESRRWPRTLFGSRDKDKDTPLKPQAVGGGDGSEGAAKGSGRGVGEQLASFGEASVSASRLTWVGLLGAALAHGCLIVLTRLASERFSLGPLFLLLVRSIIQLLSVVVPLQRGENPFGPEGYRLRLLCYGIAYSLSLCCAYSSLTFILPGDATTTWRLATTALSATLAFLLLEERLGLADGITIAAGLCGLGLVLLPTADETESDSPTDPVVFWRGAFGWSLSALAGLWMALALVGYRSLKERVGVGTALFTVSWTGCVLAPATMALLQEGWSWPMGAPAWGLVLGLAACSVAAFLGMTHALTRLHPALVSASQSLEVPVAMLLQLAVLPQAPSAPEVVGNAMVVLSVGWLVAMKLLPSRGGSRRQREEYEEILDSPIK
- the LOC115380647 gene encoding pentraxin-related protein PTX3-like, which codes for MCVFRVWRVLCVLCYVGASLCMNRVEYEMNYADNYDNEISQDQQEGGSPATPCQAADLSRWDKLFIALEDSHMRQNMLLEALEQCCGGMASVRAQVERLAQGTCKQCMPSLQSACRGQMEQVGLVMQRSLVELRDEATEREARLNSTLHQLLQGGHEQNAMLKRLEESSRAEASGGGQPVGSEHSGIGPTTQKPGGSGPGLGLGVKPFPSSGLKEQDVTSPLDMAKMERALVAIATELQKVNGQLNRLMERVG